One Oryza sativa Japonica Group chromosome 8, ASM3414082v1 DNA window includes the following coding sequences:
- the LOC9272625 gene encoding very-long-chain (3R)-3-hydroxyacyl-CoA dehydratase PASTICCINO 2A-like, which yields MLSHIDWWNRVSRSKPLATIPTSSSISHISAMAGNASVMRRLYLSFYNWIVFIGWVQVSWSMILALLENGYEAVYAAVEQHLLFAQTAAIMEILHSIVGLVRSPVSSTIPQITGRLFMIWGILWSFPETHTHIFVTSLLISWCITEVTRYCFYGMKESFGFTPSWLLWLRYSTFIVCLPVGTVSEVGLIYIVLPFMKASGKYCLRMPNKWNFSFNYFYASIFFMVLYAPVYPRLFRYLIAQRKKALAKAKTT from the exons ATGCTCTCGCACATCGATTGGTGGAACAGAGTATCCCGGTCAAAGCCATTAGCCACCATCCCGACGTCTTCCTCCATCTCGCATATCTCTGCAATGGCAGGGAATGCGTCAGTGATGCGGAGGCTCTACCTCTCTTTCTACAACTGGATTGTCTTCATCGGATG GGTTCAGGTGTCGTGGTCCATGATATTGGCATTGTTGGAGAACGGATATGAGGCCGTCTATGCTGCCGTAGAGCAGCATCTGCTGTTCGCGCAGACTGCTGCCATCATggag ATTCTTCACTCCATTGTAG GGTTGGTGAGGTCTCCAGTGTCTTCTACTATTCCACAAATCACTGGAAGGTTGTTCATGATCTGGGGCATCTTGTGGAGCTTCCCTGAG ACACACACTCATATTTTTGTTACCTCCTTGCTCATAAGCTGGTGCATCACTGAG GTTACCAGATATTGTTTCTATGGCATGAAGGAGTCATTTGGATTTACACCTTCCTGGCTCTTATGGCTTAG GTACAGCACCTTCATAGTATGCCTTCCTGTTGGTACGGTTAGTGAGGTTGGCCTAATCTACATTGTTCTTCCTTTCATGAAG GCATCTGGGAAATACTGCCTTAGGATGCCCAACAAATGGAATTTCTCCTTCAACTACTTCTATGCCTCTATCTTTTTCATGGTTTTGTATGCCCCAG TATATCCACGCTTGTTTCGCTACTTGATCGCCCAGCGGAAGAAGGCCTTGGCAAAAGCAAAAACCACATAA